In bacterium, a genomic segment contains:
- a CDS encoding DedA family protein → MELLQQFIDILLHLDKHLAAIIQQYGVWTYLILFLIIFCETGLVVTPILPGDSLLFATGAFAANGALDVTTVLILLTIAAIGGDTVNYWIGAYIGPKAFQYEDARFFKKKYLIRTHEFYEKHGGKTIIIARFMPIIRTFAPFVAGIGKMTYGKFLSYNVIGGILWIGLFVLGGYYFGNIPIVKRNFTLVILAIVFLSILPGVIEFIRHRRKSEPQINR, encoded by the coding sequence ATGGAACTGTTACAACAATTCATCGACATCCTGCTGCATCTGGATAAACATCTTGCTGCCATCATTCAGCAATATGGTGTTTGGACTTATCTCATCCTTTTTTTGATTATTTTTTGTGAAACCGGGTTGGTGGTCACACCGATTTTGCCTGGCGATTCACTGCTGTTTGCAACCGGCGCGTTCGCGGCAAATGGAGCTCTTGATGTAACGACGGTGCTGATTCTGCTCACGATAGCAGCCATTGGGGGAGACACTGTGAATTATTGGATCGGCGCGTATATCGGACCAAAAGCCTTTCAATATGAGGATGCCCGATTCTTCAAGAAAAAGTATTTGATCCGCACGCATGAATTTTATGAGAAGCATGGCGGCAAAACCATCATCATTGCCCGCTTCATGCCGATCATCCGCACGTTCGCGCCCTTTGTAGCGGGAATCGGAAAAATGACGTATGGCAAATTCTTAAGCTATAACGTCATCGGTGGCATTCTCTGGATCGGCCTTTTTGTTCTTGGCGGATACTATTTTGGAAATATTCCGATTGTAAAAAGGAATTTTACGCTGGTAATTCTCGCCATTGTTTTCCTTTCCATCTTGCCGGGCGTTATTGAATTCATCCGCCACCGTAGAAAGTCAGAACCACAGATAAACAGATAG
- a CDS encoding tetratricopeptide repeat protein, with protein MLKIRCIALIFVLNCFVFQLAQAKESPGQIVLAAANAVQQKDFKTFQKYVDPRFFQSLFEMQTGESENASPLTEKQKVEARKNFYRQVEADFLTGRGQMYFNCQNPVIQEERIVAEDAQVTIQCSRDSESVIQKLVVRKSEGKWKVVLPDYWRDAIDRITRLRKNKKYEEALQQSVELASKFPNSGNIRNLTSDIYLNDLQEPERALESALRTKQELPRHPGGYYWAAKAYDRLEKYEECVTVLDQLVQFENWYGYFRDLANCYYKNGQYTEALAALGRVATSSPQAWEQMAGWQVWLQGQMEKKKIFGLHQNELNNQVRSKDSQQLAVALIKLGSLEVPETMPLLDQLARDLTLSPALNKLKAAIILHADFKKKWEAPSSGSEGQRIPAQDALQAIWQRFESIPQGVRPPPLLSGKYMMESMVEYAKANPSYATPLSIEFNEEGDALSFGIGTVPVDGKLIPSDSDPYFISALFVSEKMLHNATADLRPGLKSYTFTLYKMAGKDLVISSDHWADRGEFFYRTTAETKYVRIE; from the coding sequence TTGTTAAAGATTCGGTGCATCGCTTTAATATTCGTTCTCAATTGTTTCGTCTTTCAGCTTGCACAGGCCAAAGAGTCTCCAGGTCAAATTGTACTGGCGGCCGCAAACGCTGTTCAGCAGAAGGATTTCAAAACTTTTCAAAAATATGTTGATCCCCGTTTCTTCCAAAGTTTGTTCGAAATGCAAACTGGTGAAAGCGAAAATGCATCTCCATTGACAGAGAAGCAGAAAGTAGAAGCGCGCAAAAACTTTTACAGACAAGTGGAGGCTGATTTCTTAACGGGACGCGGACAGATGTATTTCAATTGCCAAAACCCGGTCATCCAGGAAGAGAGGATCGTAGCAGAGGATGCACAGGTAACCATTCAATGCTCGCGTGATAGCGAGTCCGTGATTCAAAAACTCGTCGTTAGAAAATCGGAAGGGAAGTGGAAGGTCGTTTTGCCTGACTACTGGCGAGATGCCATAGATCGCATCACACGGCTGCGAAAAAACAAGAAGTATGAAGAAGCGTTGCAGCAAAGCGTGGAGTTGGCATCAAAGTTTCCTAATTCAGGAAATATTAGAAACTTAACCTCAGATATTTATTTGAATGATCTCCAGGAACCGGAAAGGGCATTAGAATCTGCGCTTCGGACTAAACAGGAACTTCCACGACATCCAGGCGGCTACTACTGGGCCGCGAAAGCGTATGACCGGCTGGAGAAATATGAAGAATGCGTTACTGTGCTTGACCAGCTTGTTCAATTCGAAAACTGGTATGGATACTTTCGTGATCTGGCGAACTGTTACTACAAAAATGGACAGTATACCGAAGCTCTGGCGGCGCTCGGGAGAGTTGCTACCAGCAGTCCACAAGCATGGGAACAAATGGCCGGCTGGCAGGTCTGGTTGCAGGGTCAAATGGAGAAAAAAAAGATTTTTGGGCTTCACCAGAATGAGCTGAACAACCAGGTAAGATCAAAAGATTCACAGCAACTGGCGGTAGCACTGATCAAACTCGGTTCTCTGGAAGTACCTGAAACAATGCCTCTTCTCGATCAACTTGCACGCGACTTGACCTTAAGTCCCGCTTTAAACAAACTAAAAGCGGCGATCATCCTACACGCAGACTTCAAAAAGAAATGGGAAGCTCCTTCTTCTGGTTCGGAAGGTCAGAGGATTCCCGCTCAGGATGCGCTGCAGGCAATTTGGCAGAGATTCGAATCCATTCCGCAGGGTGTGCGTCCGCCGCCCCTTCTTTCCGGAAAATACATGATGGAATCCATGGTGGAGTATGCGAAAGCAAATCCTTCCTATGCAACCCCTTTATCAATCGAGTTCAATGAGGAAGGAGATGCGCTATCGTTTGGGATAGGGACGGTGCCGGTTGATGGGAAATTGATCCCATCGGATTCAGATCCTTACTTCATCAGCGCGCTTTTTGTGTCCGAAAAAATGCTTCACAACGCAACTGCTGATCTCCGGCCTGGATTGAAGAGTTACACGTTTACTCTCTACAAAATGGCAGGAAAAGATCTTGTAATTTCGAGCGATCATTGGGCTGATCGCGGTGAGTTCTTCTATCGAACCACAGCCGAGACTAAATACGTACGCATCGAATAA
- a CDS encoding ABC transporter ATP-binding protein has product MLTLQNISSGYGAIEALKGINIHVEKGEIVTLIGANGAGKSTTLRTITGLVQARSGNILFEGKRLNDVPTHKLVALGICMVPEGRAVFANLTVMENLEMGAYLQRDRAKSKASLERVFGLFPRLNERRKQSAGTLSGGEQQMLAIGRALMACPRLLLLDEPSLGLAPLLVHTIFEAIDLINKEGTTILLVEQNANAALRHSHRGYVLETGQIVMDGPSAQLAADQRVKEAYLGEK; this is encoded by the coding sequence ATGTTAACCCTCCAAAACATCTCCAGTGGATACGGAGCCATTGAGGCTTTAAAAGGGATCAATATTCACGTGGAAAAGGGAGAAATTGTAACTCTGATTGGCGCGAATGGCGCCGGCAAATCAACGACGCTCAGAACAATAACGGGGCTTGTTCAGGCTCGAAGCGGTAACATCCTGTTTGAAGGAAAGCGATTGAACGATGTTCCTACGCACAAACTTGTTGCACTGGGAATTTGCATGGTCCCGGAAGGAAGAGCGGTTTTTGCGAATCTCACCGTAATGGAAAATTTGGAGATGGGCGCGTATCTTCAACGAGATCGTGCAAAGAGCAAGGCATCTCTGGAGCGCGTATTTGGCCTTTTCCCGCGTCTGAATGAACGGAGAAAACAGTCCGCAGGCACTCTAAGCGGCGGTGAACAGCAAATGCTTGCGATTGGTCGCGCTCTCATGGCTTGTCCCCGACTTCTGCTTCTCGATGAACCTTCGCTCGGTCTGGCTCCTCTACTGGTTCATACGATTTTTGAAGCGATCGATTTGATCAACAAGGAAGGGACTACTATTTTGCTCGTTGAGCAAAATGCGAATGCTGCTTTGCGGCACTCGCATCGTGGCTATGTTCTGGAAACAGGCCAGATTGTCATGGATGGCCCTTCAGCACAGCTGGCTGCCGATCAACGAGTCAAAGAAGCCTATCTCGGAGAAAAGTAA
- a CDS encoding ABC transporter substrate-binding protein, with protein sequence MKTRFMLCLLIIFCVLISISCKKQESEIVIGEYGSLTGTTATFGISTRNGVDLAIDEVNQSGGLLGKKVRVIVEDDQGKPEEAQTVVTKLINKDRVVAVLGEVASSRSLAAAPVCQSNRIPMITPSSTNPKVTQIGDFIFRVCFIDPFQGFVMAKFASQTLKMKNVAILRDIKNDYSVGLADVFVENFKKMGGNIVTDQSYSEGDTDFSAQLTSIQSANPEAIFVPGYYTEAGLIARQARKLGFTIPLMGGDGWDSPKLWEIGGEALNDCYYSNHYSVDDPSPAIQKFVADYKKRYNQVPDALAALGYDAARILFHALRTAGTTEATKVRDVIAQTKGFAGVTGSITIDSNRNAVKPAVVLRVKNGKLEYVETVKP encoded by the coding sequence ATGAAGACAAGATTCATGTTGTGTCTTTTAATCATTTTCTGCGTCCTCATTTCGATTTCCTGCAAAAAGCAAGAATCTGAAATAGTAATTGGTGAATACGGATCACTCACCGGAACGACTGCGACATTTGGAATTTCTACACGAAATGGCGTCGATCTGGCTATTGACGAAGTGAATCAATCGGGTGGATTGCTGGGTAAAAAGGTTCGTGTGATCGTGGAAGATGATCAGGGAAAACCTGAAGAGGCGCAAACGGTCGTGACGAAATTGATTAATAAGGACCGCGTCGTTGCGGTTCTCGGCGAAGTTGCCTCATCGCGTAGTCTTGCCGCTGCTCCCGTGTGCCAGAGTAATCGAATTCCGATGATCACTCCATCGTCGACGAATCCGAAAGTCACACAAATTGGAGATTTTATTTTCCGGGTCTGTTTCATCGATCCATTTCAGGGCTTTGTGATGGCCAAATTTGCGTCGCAGACCTTGAAAATGAAGAACGTTGCCATTCTCCGCGATATCAAAAATGATTATTCCGTGGGACTTGCGGATGTTTTTGTCGAGAATTTCAAAAAAATGGGCGGGAACATCGTTACGGATCAAAGTTATAGCGAAGGGGATACTGATTTCAGCGCTCAATTGACTTCTATTCAATCTGCCAATCCGGAAGCGATTTTTGTGCCAGGCTACTACACCGAAGCAGGCTTGATCGCGCGGCAGGCACGAAAGCTCGGATTCACAATTCCTCTGATGGGAGGAGATGGTTGGGACTCGCCGAAATTGTGGGAGATTGGAGGTGAAGCGCTCAACGATTGCTATTATTCAAATCATTATTCAGTTGATGATCCAAGCCCGGCGATCCAGAAGTTTGTGGCCGACTACAAGAAACGTTACAACCAGGTACCGGATGCCCTTGCGGCGCTTGGCTACGATGCAGCGCGCATTCTGTTCCACGCCTTACGAACTGCTGGAACAACGGAAGCCACCAAAGTCCGTGACGTCATTGCTCAGACCAAAGGTTTTGCGGGGGTGACCGGCAGCATTACGATTGATTCCAATCGAAACGCAGTCAAACCGGCCGTCGTTCTTCGTGTAAAAAATGGCAAGCTCGAATACGTTGAAACGGTCAAACCATAA
- a CDS encoding branched-chain amino acid ABC transporter permease: MGSFLQQLLNGIVLGSMYALIALGYTMVYGVLRLINFAHGDVYMFGAFMGYYLSRYIRGSGEGSYLYALFIMFGSMVLSAALGIFIERYAYRPGRSGAKLALAFWLGILGAVLGRFVSASMISILVGTLIGGLVGYFLEKYFIRTIPRASRLALLILAIGVSMFLENGGQLVFGADPKFFPQIVSAKQLNIGGLSLNNQQITVFVMAVILMILLNAIVNYTKTGKAMRAAAFNLDAAKLMGINTDRIIAATFALGSALAAAAGILVSLNYPKIDPLMGIMPGLKAFVAAVLGGIGNIPGAMLGGFIIGIAEVMVVGYLESTYRDAIAFSILILILLLKPAGIMGKGLVEKV, encoded by the coding sequence ATGGGTAGTTTCCTCCAACAGTTACTGAACGGAATCGTGCTGGGCAGCATGTATGCTCTGATTGCGCTCGGTTACACCATGGTTTACGGTGTATTGCGGCTGATCAATTTTGCCCATGGTGATGTCTACATGTTCGGAGCTTTCATGGGCTATTATCTCTCCCGGTACATTCGTGGCTCCGGAGAAGGATCATACCTGTACGCTTTATTCATTATGTTCGGATCCATGGTGCTTTCTGCTGCGCTGGGAATTTTCATTGAGCGATATGCTTACCGTCCTGGCCGCAGTGGGGCAAAACTGGCCCTGGCATTCTGGCTGGGAATTCTAGGCGCAGTCCTGGGCCGATTTGTATCAGCATCGATGATATCGATCCTTGTTGGCACTTTGATTGGCGGTCTAGTCGGCTATTTTCTTGAAAAATATTTCATCCGAACCATTCCACGCGCCTCGCGGCTTGCTCTCCTCATCCTGGCGATCGGCGTTTCTATGTTTTTGGAAAATGGCGGACAATTGGTTTTTGGAGCCGACCCAAAGTTTTTTCCACAGATCGTTTCTGCTAAGCAATTGAACATTGGCGGTCTGAGCTTAAACAATCAGCAAATCACTGTTTTTGTTATGGCAGTCATTTTGATGATCCTGTTAAATGCAATTGTCAACTACACAAAAACAGGGAAGGCAATGCGCGCCGCTGCATTTAATCTGGATGCGGCAAAACTGATGGGGATCAATACAGACCGAATCATAGCTGCTACATTTGCGCTGGGTTCCGCTCTGGCAGCGGCTGCCGGTATCCTGGTCTCTTTGAATTACCCCAAGATCGATCCGCTCATGGGCATCATGCCCGGTCTGAAAGCATTTGTTGCGGCCGTGCTCGGCGGGATCGGAAACATCCCTGGTGCAATGCTTGGCGGGTTCATTATCGGGATTGCGGAGGTCATGGTCGTCGGATATCTCGAATCCACTTATCGTGATGCGATTGCGTTCTCGATTTTGATTTTGATTTTGCTATTGAAACCCGCAGGCATCATGGGGAAGGGTTTGGTGGAAAAGGTATGA
- a CDS encoding TIGR00366 family protein has translation MQFLVSIASVLNRWTSRWIPGSFSIALLLTLLTIVFAMAATPHSLAQCLVFWGDGFWELLTFGMQMTLIMVTGYIVVVSPPVNAFFHWFSRLPRNPHAAIALTALGSMLLAWINWGLGILGSAVLVKYMAKQHREVDYRLLVAVAYFGLGCTWHAGLSASAPILSATPGHFMEKQIGVIPLSQTIFHPFNLTATVVVLAAMTTLAFLLHPRNIEDRRMVADEALENVGIFTAPTPSEEKSATNFLDYRYALNLILGSMGVYYLVNYFFTQGFEKISINTVNFAFLTAGILLHKSPASVMKAAAESAYFISNIVLQFPFYSGMYGIIKGSGLSNVIGNAFVQVATPKTLPLIVYWYSGVVNYFVPSGGSKWAVEAPYIAEAAKTLGVAYDQIVVAYAWGDMMTDLLQPFWAIPLLAAAGIEFKEILGYEMIAFLFYAVIVSLFFFFLPFY, from the coding sequence ATGCAATTTCTTGTATCGATCGCCTCCGTACTCAATCGCTGGACCTCCCGCTGGATACCCGGATCCTTTTCCATCGCTCTTCTGCTCACCTTGCTCACAATAGTCTTCGCAATGGCCGCAACGCCCCATTCACTTGCGCAATGCCTCGTGTTCTGGGGAGATGGTTTCTGGGAGCTTCTGACCTTCGGCATGCAAATGACTTTGATCATGGTGACAGGATACATTGTCGTGGTTTCTCCTCCTGTAAATGCGTTCTTTCATTGGTTCAGCCGCCTTCCAAGGAATCCTCACGCCGCAATTGCTTTGACCGCTCTTGGGTCCATGCTTCTTGCATGGATTAATTGGGGTCTCGGAATTCTCGGTTCTGCAGTGCTCGTGAAATACATGGCAAAACAGCACAGAGAAGTGGATTACCGGTTGCTTGTTGCAGTGGCATACTTTGGTCTCGGCTGCACCTGGCACGCGGGACTCTCTGCATCGGCGCCAATTTTGAGCGCCACTCCCGGGCATTTTATGGAAAAGCAGATCGGAGTCATTCCTCTGTCTCAAACCATCTTTCATCCCTTCAATCTCACGGCAACAGTTGTAGTCCTGGCAGCGATGACAACACTGGCTTTTCTCCTTCATCCTCGCAACATAGAAGACCGCCGGATGGTGGCAGATGAAGCTCTGGAGAATGTCGGAATCTTTACAGCTCCTACGCCTTCGGAGGAGAAGAGTGCTACAAATTTTCTCGATTACCGTTACGCCTTGAATCTGATCCTCGGTTCGATGGGAGTCTATTACCTGGTGAATTATTTTTTCACGCAGGGCTTCGAAAAAATCAGTATTAACACAGTAAATTTCGCTTTCCTGACAGCAGGAATTCTTCTTCACAAATCTCCCGCTTCTGTAATGAAAGCAGCAGCCGAATCGGCATATTTTATTTCAAACATTGTTCTGCAGTTTCCTTTTTATTCCGGAATGTACGGCATCATCAAAGGGAGCGGCCTATCCAACGTTATCGGAAACGCTTTCGTTCAGGTCGCAACTCCAAAGACTCTTCCCTTGATCGTGTACTGGTATTCCGGTGTCGTGAATTACTTTGTGCCTTCCGGCGGATCGAAATGGGCTGTGGAAGCGCCCTACATCGCTGAAGCTGCAAAAACGCTTGGCGTGGCATATGATCAGATCGTTGTTGCTTACGCCTGGGGAGACATGATGACGGACCTGTTGCAGCCATTTTGGGCAATACCACTGCTGGCTGCAGCAGGAATTGAATTCAAAGAAATCCTCGGCTATGAAATGATCGCGTTTCTGTTTTATGCTGTCATCGTTTCTCTGTTCTTCTTTTTCTTACCTTTTTATTAG
- a CDS encoding ABC transporter ATP-binding protein produces the protein MQILEVDNCIKSFGGLVAVKDLNMLINQGDLYGLIGPNGAGKTTIFNLITGVYKPDQGTIKLERKEIQGEKPSSIAALGISRTFQNIRLFQSMTVLENVKLARHMRRSQKLVDAVLRTRSLHTEEEEIEHDALELLKIFKLDTVAFELANNLPYGSQRRLEIARALATKPKLLLLDEPAAGMNPQEASELMHLIRWIRDHFHITILLVEHNMKVVMGVCEIIQCIDYGETIAIGGPKEIQDNPAVIEAYLGGA, from the coding sequence ATGCAGATTCTGGAAGTCGATAACTGCATAAAAAGTTTTGGCGGACTCGTAGCCGTAAAAGATCTAAACATGCTTATAAACCAGGGAGATCTGTACGGTTTAATTGGACCGAACGGCGCAGGCAAGACGACGATCTTCAACTTGATTACCGGAGTCTACAAGCCGGACCAGGGCACGATCAAGCTGGAAAGGAAGGAGATTCAGGGTGAGAAACCTTCTTCGATCGCGGCGCTTGGAATTTCGCGAACTTTCCAGAACATCAGGCTCTTTCAAAGCATGACCGTGCTGGAAAATGTAAAGCTGGCCCGGCATATGCGCCGCAGCCAGAAGTTAGTGGACGCCGTTTTGCGCACACGGTCCCTTCATACTGAAGAGGAGGAGATTGAGCATGATGCGCTGGAGCTATTAAAGATCTTCAAGCTGGATACGGTTGCCTTTGAGCTTGCGAATAATTTGCCTTATGGTTCTCAGCGTCGTCTCGAGATTGCCCGTGCGCTTGCCACCAAACCGAAACTCCTGTTGCTGGATGAACCGGCTGCCGGAATGAACCCTCAGGAAGCATCCGAGCTGATGCATCTCATCCGCTGGATCCGCGATCACTTCCACATTACTATCTTATTAGTAGAACACAACATGAAGGTTGTGATGGGCGTATGCGAAATAATTCAATGCATTGATTACGGGGAAACGATTGCAATCGGCGGACCGAAAGAGATCCAGGATAATCCGGCAGTAATCGAAGCTTATCTGGGGGGCGCCTGA
- a CDS encoding branched-chain amino acid ABC transporter permease, whose protein sequence is MKKWLLVLGAIVLLIVLQLTVVDGLLLGGPIQQGPYIHQILILVGINVILSVSLNLINGFTGQFSIGHAGFFAVGAYTSAFIISTVGDSVRNVVSFLPSTGQDAVLLLVGILAGALLAGVAGLAVGIPSLRLRGDYLAIVTLGFGEIIRVFILNIDAIGGSRGFTGIPRLSNFFWVYLFVVLTVMTVQNLIYSSYGRAFISIRDDEIAAEAMGVDTTRFKVMSFVISSMFGGIAGGLFGHFTMYLHPNTFTFIKSFEIIIMIVIGGLGSIEGSILGAVLITVILEVFRGFGPYRLVIFSITLILIMIYRPQGIMGSKALFLKPKRFTAR, encoded by the coding sequence ATGAAGAAGTGGCTGCTGGTCCTTGGCGCAATTGTTCTTCTGATTGTCCTCCAACTCACCGTTGTGGACGGTCTTTTGCTTGGTGGCCCGATCCAACAGGGTCCATATATCCATCAGATTCTGATTCTGGTCGGGATCAACGTCATCTTATCGGTAAGTCTGAACCTCATTAATGGTTTCACGGGTCAATTTTCGATTGGTCATGCAGGTTTCTTCGCAGTGGGCGCCTATACGTCTGCTTTTATCATCAGCACGGTCGGCGATTCCGTTCGAAATGTTGTTTCGTTTCTACCCTCTACCGGTCAGGATGCAGTGCTTTTACTGGTGGGAATTCTGGCAGGAGCTCTGCTGGCTGGAGTTGCAGGATTGGCTGTGGGAATCCCTTCGTTGCGTTTAAGAGGTGATTACCTTGCCATCGTCACTCTCGGTTTCGGAGAAATCATCCGTGTGTTTATTCTGAATATCGATGCCATTGGCGGTTCGAGAGGTTTTACGGGCATTCCGCGCTTGAGTAACTTTTTCTGGGTGTATCTGTTTGTTGTCTTGACCGTAATGACCGTTCAAAATCTTATTTATTCAAGTTACGGTCGCGCATTCATTTCCATACGCGATGATGAAATCGCCGCTGAAGCGATGGGTGTGGACACAACGCGTTTTAAAGTTATGTCCTTTGTGATCAGCTCGATGTTTGGTGGAATTGCCGGAGGGCTTTTCGGGCATTTCACGATGTACCTGCATCCGAATACGTTCACCTTTATCAAGTCGTTTGAAATCATAATCATGATTGTGATTGGAGGTCTCGGAAGTATTGAGGGCTCGATTCTGGGAGCCGTTTTAATCACCGTGATCCTGGAAGTATTTCGCGGGTTTGGTCCTTACCGGCTTGTAATTTTTTCTATCACTTTGATTCTGATTATGATCTATCGTCCACAGGGCATTATGGGATCCAAAGCCTTATTCCTCAAACCGAAGCGCTTCACTGCAAGGTGA
- a CDS encoding HEAT repeat domain-containing protein has translation MAIFIFALCDSRTFPEGSEENLRFLHSFSPKTGIILLTMRTLRFIALTVLMVWFHSSNLSAKVQRKCVSAEGHQSYVASAKTGGLVWASVDKVGVYEEFMKAPNYELLTYLYVWNIIGSPDGDKFVLFEGGNARVYNFSDYKKIKSISTKPIKEWSRLSWVWMNGSNDVVFVLSKKEILGIGRLDMMTGAGVVLPVGQSAGYKSSAFNAAVSQSAIGFADGRIEVYSIREGKLLHRYNAHNNEIWSLAFHPKQNVIASTGGDGRTVFYDLDKGQTLSVLPVSGHFLSFTSDGLKLIFADYEKLGLYDLQGKPIETIASSSSGGWSYFQVVEKLKRVYVNDSDTICWNQFEEWDAVPESSSTPLTAQESMFQGKPLSHYIQELQKNDVTARLMALQALAQLGPPAKAAIPAMLQLWDLKEGETEGFWRTSIVQVFAAIGPEAAEMVPKMIEALKNPNALDRRSVAMALSQMRSAAKQVVSALIQLTNDPDTMVREAAILALGEIGPDAREAIPTLKLLKKEKNNLIKFRAEDAIKKIEGKW, from the coding sequence ATGGCAATATTCATATTCGCACTCTGCGATAGCCGCACTTTTCCGGAAGGAAGCGAAGAAAATCTTCGCTTCCTTCATTCCTTCAGTCCCAAAACCGGTATAATTCTGTTAACCATGAGAACATTGCGATTTATCGCCTTGACTGTTCTCATGGTTTGGTTCCATTCATCCAACCTTAGCGCTAAAGTTCAGCGGAAATGTGTTTCTGCGGAAGGGCACCAGTCCTACGTCGCTTCCGCAAAAACCGGCGGATTGGTGTGGGCATCTGTCGATAAAGTGGGTGTGTATGAAGAATTTATGAAAGCCCCTAATTATGAGCTACTCACGTATCTGTATGTCTGGAATATCATTGGCTCTCCAGACGGTGACAAATTCGTACTCTTTGAAGGAGGTAACGCCCGGGTCTACAATTTTTCGGACTATAAGAAAATCAAAAGCATTTCTACAAAACCAATCAAAGAGTGGTCTCGTTTATCCTGGGTCTGGATGAACGGATCAAACGACGTTGTGTTTGTCCTATCAAAAAAGGAGATCCTTGGAATTGGGCGTCTGGATATGATGACAGGAGCTGGCGTAGTTCTTCCTGTCGGACAAAGCGCAGGATACAAGTCCTCTGCTTTCAATGCGGCGGTTTCTCAGTCTGCGATCGGCTTTGCTGATGGGCGAATTGAAGTGTACTCGATCCGGGAAGGCAAATTGTTACATCGTTACAATGCACATAACAACGAAATCTGGTCACTGGCGTTTCACCCAAAACAAAATGTGATCGCATCAACAGGCGGTGATGGCCGGACCGTATTTTATGATCTGGACAAGGGCCAAACTCTATCCGTTTTGCCAGTTTCCGGCCATTTTCTCTCGTTTACATCGGATGGCCTGAAATTGATCTTCGCCGATTATGAGAAGTTGGGGTTATACGATTTGCAGGGAAAGCCGATCGAAACGATCGCGTCAAGCAGTTCGGGCGGTTGGAGCTATTTTCAGGTTGTAGAAAAATTGAAAAGAGTTTACGTAAATGACTCGGATACAATCTGTTGGAATCAATTTGAAGAGTGGGACGCGGTACCGGAGAGCTCTTCCACTCCTCTTACGGCTCAGGAGTCAATGTTTCAAGGAAAACCTCTCAGTCATTACATCCAGGAATTACAGAAAAATGATGTGACCGCGCGCCTGATGGCACTACAGGCGCTGGCACAACTCGGACCACCCGCAAAAGCTGCGATTCCTGCTATGTTGCAGCTCTGGGATTTAAAGGAGGGGGAAACCGAAGGTTTCTGGCGCACTTCGATTGTGCAAGTATTTGCAGCCATCGGTCCAGAAGCCGCCGAAATGGTCCCAAAGATGATTGAAGCTTTGAAAAACCCGAACGCTTTGGATCGGAGGTCAGTCGCCATGGCTTTGTCGCAAATGCGTTCCGCAGCAAAGCAAGTTGTATCCGCGCTCATCCAATTGACCAACGACCCGGATACCATGGTTCGTGAAGCAGCGATTCTGGCGCTCGGCGAGATTGGTCCTGATGCTAGAGAGGCCATTCCAACTTTAAAGCTATTGAAAAAAGAGAAAAACAACTTGATCAAGTTCCGTGCCGAAGACGCGATTAAAAAGATCGAAGGAAAGTGGTAA